The genomic interval AAGATTCGATGAAACGTGCTCTGATTCTTCAGTTGGCTCTATTTTTGTGCATCGGCTCGCACGCGCTGGCCCAGGACAGTGGGGACGTCAATCCCGCCGTATTCGGTGAGCGAATCGACGTCAATATCGTCAATGTCGAGGTGTTCGTGACGGACTCCCAGGGACGGCATGTTTTCGGCCTGACCAAGGAGGACTTCGAGATCACTGAAGACGGGCGGCCGGTGGAGATCACGAACTTCTTCACTGTCGAGCGCGAGGACCGTCTGAGCCGGATCTTGCAGGGCGAAGCCGGCACCGAGGAGAGGGCGAGCGAGGTGCGCAAGCCGGTTCCCGCCGATCAACAACTGAGCCTGGTCGTTTACATCGACAACTTCAACATCAGTCCCGGCAACCGCAAGCGCGTGCTCAAGGAGCTCCGCGAGTTTCTGGAAGAGCGCGCCTTTCAGGGCGACAAAGTCATGGTCGTCACTCACAATCGCAAGCTCGAGGTGGTGCAGGCTTTCACCCGAGAGCGTGAGTCCATCCTTCGAGCCCTCGACAAGGTTGGCAAGTCGGTTGCGAGCGGAAATATCGAGGAGAACCTTCGCCGCGGCACTATCGAGGAAATGCTCCGGGCCCACCGGGATGACGAGCCGCTCAGCGCGGAGATGGCGATGAAGTCGTATGCGGACTCTGCGCGCGAGGATGTGCGGCGCTCGGCGCGGGCGCTGCAGCACACGCTTCGAAGCCTGGCAGGCCTGCCCGGACGGAAAGCGATTCTGCACGTCAGCGACGGAATCCAGAACACGCCCGGGGAAGAGTTCTATGTCCTCTACAAAGATCTGTTCGGGCGCGACGCCGAGCTCAACTTCGACCGCTTCGGAGATTCCGAGGTCGAGCTCTTCAAGACCGTTTCTCGCGAAGCCAACGCTCAGAGGGTGACCATGTACACCCTTGATTCACGGGGTAGCTTGGGCTCGGGAGGGTTTACGCCGGATTTCGCCGGCATCGTTTCGGTGTCGAACGCCTCGATGGCGGCTCTCAATACGGCTCGCGACTTCAACCTCGAAGCGCCGCTGGTCGAGATGGCCGAGCGCACCGGTGGAGCGGCCCTGATCAACTCGAACAATGTCAGAGAAGCCTTGGATCAGGTGGGCAGGGACTTCGAGATGTTCTATTCGCTGGGCTATGCGTCGCCGGGCGGTGGAGACGGGTCTTACCACGACATCAAGGTGAAGATTAAGCACAAG from bacterium carries:
- a CDS encoding VWA domain-containing protein; protein product: MKRALILQLALFLCIGSHALAQDSGDVNPAVFGERIDVNIVNVEVFVTDSQGRHVFGLTKEDFEITEDGRPVEITNFFTVEREDRLSRILQGEAGTEERASEVRKPVPADQQLSLVVYIDNFNISPGNRKRVLKELREFLEERAFQGDKVMVVTHNRKLEVVQAFTRERESILRALDKVGKSVASGNIEENLRRGTIEEMLRAHRDDEPLSAEMAMKSYADSAREDVRRSARALQHTLRSLAGLPGRKAILHVSDGIQNTPGEEFYVLYKDLFGRDAELNFDRFGDSEVELFKTVSREANAQRVTMYTLDSRGSLGSGGFTPDFAGIVSVSNASMAALNTARDFNLEAPLVEMAERTGGAALINSNNVREALDQVGRDFEMFYSLGYASPGGGDGSYHDIKVKIKHKGLKVRNRSGYVDKPVADQVADRTLSSLLIDSRENPLNVRLAFGEPEKEGR